From the genome of Selenomonadales bacterium:
ATATCTCACCGAGAGGCTTTTCTTGCGGATTCGTGCGTCCTGCCAGGGTGCTGATGACCATGATGGAGCCTGCCAGACCGCCGCACAGGTCGCGTGCATGACCGATGCCGCCGCCGAAGCCGGAGCACATACGAAAAGCATTATCATCGATCGTCACACCGCCGACTGTTCTGAAGGCTTGTACGATCGCCTCGCAGCAGTTGTAACCACTTTTAAAAGCATTGCCTGTTTCCATACCAATCATTTCGCTAAATTCACTCATGCCGAGACCTCCTCAGTCAATTTTCTTACCTATATTATTCGATGTTGTGAGGCGAATCCCTTTTGCCAGAGCACAGCATTAAGGCTAGCTTGGCATGAGCGGCAAGGCGGTCGCAACGCTGAGGACAGCCTTCTTTTTTTGCATGGAATCGTCATGGCATGGTACAATAACGATACAAGATGTAAAGGAGGTATGAACGATAGATAACAAGACCTATATCGCGATCGACTTGAAATCGTTCTATGCCTCTGTCGAATGTATGGAACGAGGGCTCAATCCCA
Proteins encoded in this window:
- a CDS encoding C_GCAxxG_C_C family protein; this translates as MSEFSEMIGMETGNAFKSGYNCCEAIVQAFRTVGGVTIDDNAFRMCSGFGGGIGHARDLCGGLAGSIMVISTLAGRTNPQEKPLGEI